Genomic segment of Salvia splendens isolate huo1 chromosome 12, SspV2, whole genome shotgun sequence:
AATGTTATAGTTTCCTCTTTGCATTTTATAAGCTACATAGCTACTTATCAGCTTATAAGTCTAACCAAATAATTTCCATTCTGCAATAAATATTGCACACAATATCATTTTAACTAGTAGAATGTAAAAATGGTAGTACATGCTAAGGGCTCATTTGGTAAGGAATGTGGGATATAAAAAGATATGTAAAGTAAGGTTAGAAATGCTCGAGATATGTGTAGATAAAATTTTTCTATAGTTATTTGTTATGCTATAAATAATCTTGATTTGTGTATTAGATAATAAATGAAATGAGTAATTGTCTTTATTTTGAAAtgtgtgtatatttttttttaactattaGTGGTGCAAAGTCTTTAAATAAACTAATTTAATAACGCAATTAGCTATTATACCAGTCAAATCATGTACATTATTACCTCCATCAGAGAATAAAAAATTCCTTCATCGAAGAACAAATCAATCCTCCCCAAAAATTGACACTCCAGAATCATTTTAAGAATAACAAATAATATATCTTCCACcaattcaaacaatttatttttagaaaatcaaATACACTCAAATAAACCACGATCATCACGGCCTTGAAGAGGCAAAGCGAAGGAAGAACCGATTGAACCATCTGAATTTGAAAAAatcaaagagaaaaaatatCTAACCACATGTTCATCTTTGTCATATTTTTCAATAGattgaaaaagaaaacacattagATTTTAGACGAATATTCATTTTAGCATATAGAAGAATCGGTCAACCACGATAGAAACCCAGCCATGAATCTACATCGATGCTCCGGTGGTTGTGATCCGACCGATGCCGCAGAGTGAAACACAATCCAAAATTTGAAGGCCAGCGAGATCATAAACAATATCGTCGGAGTTAATGTCGCCACTGGAGTATCTGGACGGTCGCCGTGATAGAGGAAATGGGTGGTCTTGTCGGTGGTATTTACTTAATCGGCAAGAAGAGGGACGAGGAAGGGGATTTTGGGGGAGAAAGAAAATCATTTGAGGGAGGTTAGCATCGGAAATCATGAGGGAACAGATACATATCCCACTAAATTTGTGGGTTACATAACTATGCAAAACAAGGTACTTTTGGCCTGGCCGAGGAGTGCCTCGGTCTTTTATTGGGCTTTAAGTTAAGCTTTTGTTTAATATCAAACAAATAGAAATGTATGATATAATTCTTTATCTTGGCATTACATGCTTATCAAACAGGCCCTAATAGTGTTAATTCATGCTATGTCATCCACCATTTAGTTGTGCAATCGGTCAACTTTTTCCTTTATTGttcaatttcttaaaaatagaaacaatataGTATTTTCCTCTATtagtattttattctttctctaaTTAACTTACAAAACAATGCTACATATAATCATGTGctaaaaatcaaattttcatatttaatgggacaaagAGAATATGTTTTATGGCAAACGCTGAAAGTGTGCACTTCCCATTCTCCTCCATCACTCTCACCGTCTTCCTCTACCTTCGCCTCCACTTTCGCCTCTCCAATTCCTCTAGTATTCTCACCATCCTCATCCACACCTACCTCATTCTCGCCATGTCACGGATACTGCCACCATATTGAAGAGGTGCATCCTACCTCCACTGTTTTGTTCTCCCTACTCTTCCTATAGACCATGTCATTCCCTTTCTCTCTAGTCGGGTCAAACTCGCACCTGGATTGACGCACATTATATGCGTGTGCAAGAGCTCTCCTTGTctattactccttccgttccctcatagttgagttatttttccatttcaagaagttccctcatagttgagtgaTTTCtatatatagttttttttaaaatcaaagacgccctttgtgggcgggggtttaggcagacccccaacccgTAAATAAGATCAAAATATAATGTTTCGACAgcatgatcttagcccaaaagtgactaagatcCAAAATAAGAACATGAAAATATAAACCAGAGGTCCCACAAGCTGAGATCCTCCATGCTATCAAGATGAAAAGAAGTGCCAAATAAACAAAAGGAAGCGATAAATATAAAGAAAGGTAAACCATCATGAGCTCAAGATCAATCCACATCTCTACGTCAGAagcggaagttaggatatcccagctaGTCCATCCTAACTAGTGCCTTCAGGTACCGAGGCGCAAAGATTGGATCAAAGTATGtaagggcaggggtctggaccccctacctgccagaaagTCGGCAGCCCGGTTCCCTTCCTTGTAGATGTGTGAGAAGCGAACGTGCCATTGAGATGTCATgctccggatcaaagccataTGATGTCTAAAATCTGCGGAGCCAAGATGTCCAGCTGACAATAAACTAACCAGAGCCGCTGAGTCCAACTCTATCCAAATGTTAGTAGAAAGCTCCATAGCCATCCCTAAACcccgaatcagagccaaaaGCTCCGCttcaaagctcgatgatgcaGCAACCGGAGAACAGAAGGCCCGTAGAAGACCTGCATCAGATCCACGAACCAATCCTCCCTCCACCGCCTTCTATATATACACTACTAGAATAATTGTCTTTCACTAAAGCATGGATAACCTCTCCAAGGTGATGATTtggattttgaaatttaaaCTTTATAACATAGacaactagggatgtcaatcgggccggcccatcgggtttcgggccggccctactcgggttgcgggtcaatcgggtgcgggctaatcgggctgtgaattctttcgggttgtaaagttcaaccctaaccctaaaagctcgggtttcgggttagcccagcgggttaatcgggttgctaccgataagattaacatgcaatcaatccaataaataacgatgaaaattagttatattcataaaatgtaaaatatttaattatgatacatttgagatatatggtcaaactcaatcataaacatgatcaaatactaatatttgagatatttcgagaaattttaatgcatgttgtagaaatttaaatattttttaagtgaatttgaagtttttaatttatttatcaattattatattaataaaaattcaatatataatttgtatatttaatattaaattgaaagttgttttttagttatctatattataaaattaatcaataaaatgtcgaattatgagtaaaaaatagaataatagaaattttatcgggttttcgggccaacctatcgggttttcgggtctagccctaacgggtcgcgggttaatcgggttttaattttatcgggctagaaatttccagccctaaccctataaatttggcgggctattcgggtcagcccacgggttgcgggctacattgacatccctatagACAAGTATAGATTTAATTTGCCACTGGTTTTACTAATTTTGGACATTGTATAAGTTTAGAATGATTTTTCAAATTGGTGTCAAAATTCTGGAAATTTCTGAATTTGAGCTGAAAAAATTGTTACTTGTATACTTAAGTAAATTGTTGTTGAGCTTATACTTGTGGCCAATCATTCTAATTTGTAGTGTTTCTAGTCTTGTATTTTCTATACTTTTCTTTGTTCATGATGGAAAATGCTATATTGGAGTTATAAATAGTTTGTTTATGCATTCACTACTTTTGTCGTTTTAATGTGTTTTTGATATTTCATATACGTAGCTAGAATTTGGGATTTGTATAAGTTAAGACAGTTGTTTTCTTTTTACATTTTTCTCTAGTGCTTtcttaaaattatgaaatttcatTGTTACAGGCTGCAGATTGTTCACATGATAGAAGAAGCACAAGACAATCTATGTACCTACACATATACCATGCTCTTTTGGATGGATtagaatattataattttagtaCTAATGATGTTTTATGTAATTGAAGTAGAACCAATGTACCTACAAATATGTTATGTTCTTTTGacatattaaaattttgatatatattcATTTTGACGTTTTATTCCGAAAGtgcttttaaaaattttgttggatgcttataaattttgtatattgaaaaggaacatgtaaatttaaagtATTTTAATGATACAActgtaatttataaatattcgaaggatcaaaaaataaattatagaaaTATGTTGGTGGAAAACGTAAATTCCATAAAATACAGGGGGAAttgtaattttgaatatttataaaattatttaaatgatgaaactgtaatttataaatatttgaaggaacaaaatataaattatagaaaTTTGGTGGTAGAAAATGTAAATTCCATAAAATGTAggatgaaattataattttaaatatttataagtggcgttttgtaaattttttattCTAGACGTAGGTGTAGTTGTAAAACTCATATTGTGGTACTTTCTAATGCCACTACGCAAGGATTTTTCCTGACACTTTTAGGTGAATCAATAGAAGGTATATCCTGTcactaaatttattaatatacatTACATTAATTCACTTTTATCAAGTGCCATAACAAGTAAAATGTCAAAAAAGTGCATTTATACTTGCACTTTTGAGTGCCATGAAAGACCTTTTTTTTAGTAGTGATAGTTGCAGGAGCGCTCCTTGtctattactccatccgttccctcatagttgagttatttttccatttcaggaatttccctcatagttgagtcatttctatatatagtaacttttttctctttcttactttactctctcttacttcattcTCTCTACGTTATTCACTTTTTACATTATTATCTCtacctttttttctctttcttatttttttaatctatttatttaacacattcaacatttttttcttaaactTCGTATCGAAAAGTTTCACCTCAACTATAagggaacgaagggagtacttatttgttttttatttttcaagataTCCTCCTTCGTGCATACACTTAAAGTACTAACTCTCATCCCAAACCCGCATCGGGATCGGGTTTGGTTTGACAGGACGCGTGTGTACGGGCGTTCCTTTAGTAgtaaatttattgatttttttggtaaatttattttaatgcaGGTATTTTCCACATTGAATAATATAGCTTCACTGGGCCGTAAAACCGAACTTAATTTATTCAATACAGCCCATAAGATGTGGCCcagattttgtatttttttctttaaagaTAAGAGAGGAATCATCAGCAATAAAGCAGAAGCCGTGTGAGCGCGCCACGTGTACGGTCCGATTTCAATGAAATTGGCTCGGCACGCATTGTTAGGTCAATATTAGGTGGCATCTTCACGCATCTTTTTATTATCCGTCCAgttttctctctcttcaaacCCTAGACTTTTTTCTCTCAAAAATTATTCTCTTTCCAGAATTTCGTCTTGTTTTTGGTGATGGAAACGGAACGCGTGACTGAACTGACCATGGATCGCCGACCGAGAAAGAGGCCTCGTTTGGGCTGGGATGTTCTTCCTCAAGGTCCTCAGGTAATTATTTCGATCAGATCTGTGtattccttttccttttgtCGCCGTTGTCTTGTTGATTTTTTTGTAGATCTGAtggaaaattgtgatttttaTGGGATCAGGTATGAATTGATTGTTTTATCTATAATTCGTGGTTCCCGGATGCATATTCTAGTATGTCAGTTAATTTGTTCATGAGTTTTCtggtttttgtgatttttatgggATCAGGTATGAATTGAttgtttttttctataaatcGTGGTTCCTGGATGCATATTCTTGTATGTATGTTAATTTGGTCTCGAGTTTTGTGATTTATgccaatttttttcatttctatgaTTTCGAATggtttaattgtttaattaaatgttttaatcCAGATCGATTAATTTTCTTTGTCTGTTTTACGAGTTATAGTTATAAATCGAACTGCTGTCGATTTTAATGGCTATGTATAAAAGTCTGCCGATTTCCATTTTTTCACCAAGGTTTTTCATAATCttattgaatttttaattttaagatgaATAACTCTTATAAATATATATCCTTCTTTTAGTTCTTGGTTTGTTGTGTGGGAGATTGTGTTGGTATGGTACTTGTGGTAAGGAAGAGGTAAACAAAATAAGTTATTTTTGATGATGAGGAAAATGTGAATGGATGGCTGTGTGTAGGCTCAGCTAGGATTATTTCCTGGACAAGAGATTGGAAACGTGACAAGCTATGCACCTTCAAGAGCCATCTGGGACCAATCCAGTTCTCTGTTTGTTAAGGGCTTGGCTCAAAATGGTTCTCCCCCGTTGCGAGAAGATGACAAAGATGGGCATTATATGTTTGCTATTGGAGAAAATCTAACTTCTCGCTGTAACTACCTTCACTACCATAAGAATATATTACTCGTCTTTGCTTTTGTTGTTTTCTTGTGCCTGTGTGGATTAATTGATGTTTGCCTTAACTTTAAAGTGTGGATTGggattttattttgaatagATGAAATTCCAATTTAGATTAGTGTTTGTATGTAAGCATAATTTAGTCTCAAAAGATGGGAATAATTTCTTTGTATTGATGAATTAAAagatattgtgatttttttcaatttttatatagCTGTTGCATCATGCACGTGCTTACATAATGCTTTATCTTTGTGCTGATGTTGTTTCATATCAATTTTTGCAGATAAGATTCACAGCAAGATGGGTGAAGGTAAGTTACTTCAATTCATTTATTGAGTTTCTATTCATGTTTTGCAGTTGCCTTTTCTAATTAATAATGTTCAATTCAGGTACCTTTGGCCAGGTTTTGGAATGCTGGGATagggaaaaaaaggaaatggtaGCTGTTAAAATTGTTCGTGGAATTAAGAAGTACCGTGAAGCAGCAATGATTGAGATTGACGTGCTTCAACAACTTGGTAGACAGGACAAAGGTGGCAACCGGTGAGTTATTATTTTGCACTTTATAATGACTTTGCCACTCTTTTGGCCTTTTGTGAATGATTGCAGAGGTTGAACAAGTTTATTCCTTGCAGTTGTGTTCAAATACGGAACTGGTTTGACTATCGTAACCATATCTGTATTGTAAGTATATAATTGATTTGGTGGATTCATTTCCCCAACCTAACAAATATTATGGGAGTTAAAGTTGTCCATGGGCTTAAATGGTTTCAACAGGTCTTTGAGAAGCTTGGACCAAGCTTATACGATTTCCTACGCAAAAACAATTATCGCTCATTTCCCATTGATCTTGTCCGTGAGATTGGAAGACAACTGTTGGATTGTGTAGCATGTGTGTAAATAGTTTCTCCCATTAGTAACACTTTAGTCTTACATATTTACTGCATGGATGAATCACCCTCTGCATTAGTTATGATTTTCTCACTTTATCATGATAGGTATAATCATTCTTATTTGGTGTTGTCCTTTTGTGTTGAATCTTTTTCTATCACCTCAGTTATGCATGATTTGCACCTCATCCACACGGACCTGAAGCCTGAAAATATTCTTCTAGTCTCACCAGATTACATAAAGGTTCCTGATTACAAGGTAGCGTGTGTGAGCTTTCATTGAGTATGCTTTGAAGTGGATATTTATTTGCTCTATTTGCTAGATTTAGTTTCCTCaatgatatttttttcattgtGTTTTAACTTCTGTAATCAGGGTCTGTCGAGGTCATCACCCAAGGACAGTTCATATTACAAGAGAATTCCAAAGTCTAGTGCTATCAAGGTAATAGATTTTGGTAGCACGACATATGACAGGCAGGACCAGTCATACATTGTTTCTACTCGACATTACCGAGCTCCTGAGGTTATCCTAGGTATTGGATTAAGTAAATAATCTCTTTATTTGGATTTCCTCATTTACTAATATTTTGCCTTTGTGCATTAGTTTCTGaactcttttatttgatttttgtcTGTAGGTTTGGGATGGTCTTACCCTTGTGATGTATGGAGTGTAGGATGTATCCTGGTGGAACTCTGCTCGGTATATGCTGTCATTATTTCATCCTACCAGCTTATGTTGCTATTAATTTTATGCAACTTCTTAACCGTTACCCTTTTACTGCTTGTAGGGTGAAGCATTGTTCCAAACCCATGAAAATTTGGAGCACCTTGCAATGATGGAAAGAGTTCTTGGACCACTGCCCCAGCATATGCTAAAGAAAGCAGAGTAAGCTCATGCATACTCCTCGTGGTGGTGATTAATATAAAAGCAAGTGTTGCTAATATCTTGTTTGGTAAATTGTTTTCCAGCCGACATACTGAGAAGTATGTTAGGAGGGGTAGGTTAGATTGGCCAGAGGGAGCAGCATCCAGAGAGAGTATCAAATCCGTATTGAAGTTGCCTAGGCTTCAGAATTTGATCATGCAACATGTAGATCACTCAGCTGGAGATCTAATTAACCTATTACAAGGGCTATTGAAGTATGAACCCTCCGAAAGATTGTCAGCCGAGGAGGCCCTACGGCACCCTTTCTTTACAAGGGACCATCTGAGGAGATACTAAAATTCTTGCATGAAATGGAAGAGGTGGGAGCTGATTGACGTGCGTCAGGTCAAGCCGTCAAGGTGAAGCACTATGCATGGATGGGATGTGGTGCTCTAATGATGACAGCACCCTTGTATATAGATCCACATTGGGGGGAGTGGTTAAGGCCTTGAATCTCCCCTTCCATCTCCCTTGTCTTGTAATAGGCTTTTGGCTGgttgtgattttttattttttaatctgaCTCGCATGCGATGTTGAATTCTTTTAACTATAGAGATAGATTTAACTAACTGTCTGGCTATGGTCTATCTGTATCCCAATAAAAGAAGTTTACAAATCACGGTTTCAGTTAACAAGTTTTGTCTTGTGTGTTTTTATGTCAAGTGTTATGAACCATGAATCACGATTGATCTTTAGGTAAATAGTTTTAGTGAATCATGAATGTAACTTCTACCAGTTCACTGAAGTAAATGGATTAGATGCAATATAAAATGACTAATTTGATATTAAAGTGGTAGTAATTGTATCTTAATCATGTTGAGGCGCAATTCACATATATGCACCTAAAGGGACTTGAATCTGCAATTAACTCATATGCACCTAAAGGACTTGAATCAGCAAGTCACTCATATGCACCTAAAGTGACTTAAGAGTCTTGACCGGTTTGTAGGTTACTAATTTTTATATAAGTAATAGTTGTAAAGAATAGGATGCATTTAACTTCAAATCAATACTTAAAAAGTCGATTGGTTTCGAATAAGTTCAGTGAGATTTAAATGGTGTACTGAATCAACTTATGCTTAACTTGAGtctcaaattaaaatttcacaacaTTGGGTTTGGCTAGCGGTGAATATTCGGATTTTAGATTGGATTTTTGCTAGATCCGGCCCAAAATTCtgaaattttaagaaaataaatccaATCCAATACGAATTGTCCaaccaaattttaattatgaaatcTGATCCGATccaaaaaaatccaaaattgtgtaaaaatatattctataaaaaatccgaaaaaaTGAATATCCAAAACCAGATTTTGAAAATCTAATGTATCAAATACCATTATATTGTTCATTAAGATTTTACATTTGCTAGGTTTATAATTgtaatatatttttcttatatatgTAATGAGGGGTGTGTTATATATGCTAActcaattgctaactacaattaaataatagtcattagatattcaaatcaagagcCTAGATCATCAGCTCCGTAATATTAATACgataaaaaaatgtcaataagggtattaaggtcaatttaccacaaattagttataactaacttttgaaaaatatctcataactttaaaacgcatataactttcttgatttaaattatgttttcgcacaatatatatcaaattaaagataatttcataaggattctaatgagatctcacttgcatatgttccgatgtcaaaatttgaaaaaattcaaaaaattttaattttttcgtacagcaataaatgtcaacatagtatataaaatatgtcaatattgcattgtgttgacattctcaaatcattgtgttaatattttcgaaacactatattgacattttcatccaaactcctaattttgtagttttttttatctttttcaatttaattaataaaaacaaaaattacatgtgccaaattttagaccacaatattcctaaaattctatggtcttaaattagttgtagttagcaattaaataatgagttagcaattgtgatatataaatatattttggatTTCATATTACTTTTGATTTTAAAATGTGATCCGAACATCCaaaatttatagtagtaattaattagaTTCCAATCCGAACTAAAGGAATCGaatattatattttgatttggtTCGACAGATTTCGAATTGTTTCCTCACCCATAAATTTAACTAAATTGAATCATTGTATCAAACgatttaaaaaacaaataatcaagttaatttttttttttctagatttTCAAATTTATCTAGTAAACTCCTCAACATAAAGCAGTTAAGCAGTCTACCCTTATTCGGCTCATTAgtgtataatttaattaaactagatTGGATATATATAGCTCATGTCATGTTAA
This window contains:
- the LOC121758732 gene encoding serine/threonine-protein kinase AFC2-like, with translation METERVTELTMDRRPRKRPRLGWDVLPQGPQAQLGLFPGQEIGNVTSYAPSRAIWDQSSSLFVKGLAQNGSPPLREDDKDGHYMFAIGENLTSRYKIHSKMGEGTFGQVLECWDREKKEMVAVKIVRGIKKYREAAMIEIDVLQQLGRQDKGGNRCVQIRNWFDYRNHICIVFEKLGPSLYDFLRKNNYRSFPIDLVREIGRQLLDCVAFMHDLHLIHTDLKPENILLVSPDYIKVPDYKGLSRSSPKDSSYYKRIPKSSAIKVIDFGSTTYDRQDQSYIVSTRHYRAPEVILGLGWSYPCDVWSVGCILVELCSGEALFQTHENLEHLAMMERVLGPLPQHMLKKADRHTEKYVRRGRLDWPEGAASRESIKSVLKLPRLQNLIMQHVDHSAGDLINLLQGLLKYEPSERLSAEEALRHPFFTRDHLRRY